In Streptomyces seoulensis, the following are encoded in one genomic region:
- a CDS encoding acyl-CoA dehydrogenase family protein codes for MSASPKPPAFDPADPLGLDDLLDPEDLAVRDTVRSWAADRVLPYVADWYEKGELPGIRELARELGSIGALGMSLTGYGCAGASSVQYGLACLELEAADSGIRSLVSVQGSLAMYAIHAYGSEEQKNEWLPRMASGEVIGCFGLTEPDHGSDPAGMRTFAKRDGEDWVLSGRKMWITNGSVAGVAVVWARTEDGIRGFVVPTDRPGFSAPEIKHKWSLRASVTSELVLDDVRLPADAVLPGVTGLRGPLGCLSHARYGIVWGSMGAARASFEAALEYARTREQFGRPIGGFQLTQAKLADMAVELHKGILLAHHLGRRMDAGRLRPEQISLGKLNNVREAIEICRTARTILGANGISLEYPVMRHATNLESVLTYEGTVEMHQLVLGKALTGLDAFR; via the coding sequence ATGTCCGCGTCCCCGAAGCCGCCCGCGTTCGACCCCGCCGACCCGCTCGGCCTCGACGACCTCCTCGATCCCGAGGACCTCGCCGTACGCGACACCGTCCGCTCCTGGGCGGCCGACCGTGTGCTGCCGTACGTGGCCGACTGGTACGAGAAGGGCGAGCTGCCCGGCATCCGGGAGCTGGCCCGCGAACTCGGCTCGATCGGCGCCCTCGGCATGTCCCTGACCGGGTACGGCTGCGCGGGCGCCTCGTCCGTGCAGTACGGCCTGGCCTGCCTGGAGCTGGAGGCCGCCGACTCCGGCATCCGCTCCCTGGTCTCGGTCCAGGGCTCGCTCGCCATGTACGCGATCCACGCGTACGGCAGCGAGGAGCAGAAGAACGAGTGGCTGCCCCGGATGGCCTCCGGCGAGGTGATCGGCTGCTTCGGGCTGACCGAGCCCGACCACGGCTCCGACCCGGCCGGCATGCGCACCTTCGCCAAGCGGGACGGCGAGGACTGGGTGCTCAGCGGGCGCAAGATGTGGATCACCAACGGCTCGGTGGCGGGCGTCGCGGTGGTCTGGGCGCGCACCGAGGACGGCATCCGGGGCTTCGTGGTCCCCACCGACCGGCCCGGTTTCTCGGCGCCGGAGATCAAGCACAAGTGGTCGCTGCGGGCCTCGGTCACCAGCGAGCTGGTGCTGGACGACGTACGGCTGCCCGCCGACGCGGTGCTGCCCGGCGTCACCGGGCTGCGCGGACCGCTCGGCTGCCTCTCGCACGCCCGGTACGGCATCGTCTGGGGCTCGATGGGCGCCGCCCGCGCCAGCTTCGAGGCCGCCCTGGAGTACGCGCGGACCCGGGAGCAGTTCGGACGGCCCATCGGGGGCTTCCAGCTCACCCAGGCCAAGCTCGCCGACATGGCGGTCGAGCTGCACAAGGGCATCCTGCTCGCCCACCATCTGGGGCGGCGGATGGACGCCGGGCGGCTGCGGCCCGAGCAGATCAGTCTCGGCAAGCTGAACAACGTCCGCGAGGCCATCGAGATCTGCCGCACCGCGCGGACGATCCTCGGTGCCAACGGGATCTCGCTGGAGTACCCCGTGATGCGGCACGCGACGAACCTGGAGTCGGTGCTCACCTACGAGGGCACCGTGGAGATGCACCAGCTGGTGCTGGGCAAGGCGCTCACCGGGCTCGACGCCTTCCGGTGA